One Pseudomonas brassicacearum genomic region harbors:
- a CDS encoding PLP-dependent aminotransferase family protein, producing the protein MDKWKSALDVARSGESKYKILVQAIADDIEQGALANDQRLPPQRQVADAMGISVQTVTNAYKELERQGLVRCEVGRGSFVSRRMSDRVATYILDSPERALVDFSITRIMHTREHDQFWRDTCLELSTEEDQPWIHAFRPIAGFESHREAAAQWIGRQGLKVDRNDILITNGAAHGIFLALASLAGPDDVVLCEGVTDHGVIGNSQVLGFTLKGLEMDRYGIDPEHFEDMCSNERITALVCTPNLNNPTTSLMPDTRRREIAEIARRFGVHIIEDDVYGPLLDERRAPPISHYLPELSFYCTSMTKSVLTGLRIGYLVVPKRLALRTESILRVNSWMATPMVSEIAARWIRDGRAESLVHLQRRLLSGRQAMVTEYMGEHVLGQHPHALNAWIGIPSHWEVDSLVRALRHKHIAVTSPDPFTVRGTPKPRAVRVCVGAECSDEEMRHALAGMRDIFNQYPQIHDF; encoded by the coding sequence ATGGATAAGTGGAAATCAGCCTTGGACGTCGCCCGCAGCGGTGAATCCAAATACAAGATTCTGGTGCAGGCCATTGCCGACGATATCGAACAGGGCGCCCTTGCCAACGACCAGCGCCTGCCGCCGCAACGGCAAGTGGCCGACGCCATGGGCATCAGCGTGCAAACCGTCACCAATGCCTACAAGGAGCTGGAGCGCCAGGGCCTGGTGCGTTGCGAAGTGGGGCGCGGCAGTTTCGTTTCCCGGCGCATGAGCGACCGGGTGGCCACTTATATTCTCGACAGCCCCGAGCGGGCATTGGTGGATTTTTCCATCACGCGGATCATGCACACCCGTGAGCACGACCAGTTCTGGCGCGACACCTGCCTTGAGCTGAGCACCGAGGAGGACCAGCCGTGGATTCATGCGTTCCGGCCGATTGCCGGTTTTGAGTCCCACCGTGAGGCTGCCGCCCAATGGATCGGCCGCCAGGGGCTGAAGGTCGATCGCAACGACATACTGATCACCAACGGCGCGGCCCACGGGATTTTTCTTGCCCTGGCTTCCCTGGCCGGTCCTGACGATGTGGTGCTCTGCGAGGGCGTGACCGACCACGGGGTGATCGGCAACTCCCAGGTGCTGGGTTTCACCCTCAAGGGATTGGAGATGGACCGCTACGGCATCGATCCCGAACATTTCGAAGACATGTGCAGCAACGAGCGCATCACCGCGCTGGTGTGCACGCCGAACCTGAACAACCCCACCACCAGCCTGATGCCCGACACTCGCCGCCGGGAAATCGCCGAGATAGCCCGACGCTTTGGTGTGCACATCATTGAAGACGACGTGTACGGCCCGCTGCTGGACGAACGCCGGGCGCCGCCCATCAGCCATTACCTGCCGGAGCTGTCGTTCTATTGCACCAGCATGACCAAGTCGGTGCTCACGGGGCTGCGCATCGGCTACCTGGTGGTGCCCAAGCGCCTGGCGTTGCGCACCGAAAGCATCCTGCGGGTCAACAGCTGGATGGCCACGCCCATGGTCTCGGAGATTGCCGCCCGCTGGATCCGCGATGGGCGCGCCGAATCGCTGGTGCATCTGCAGCGCCGCTTGCTGTCCGGGCGCCAGGCGATGGTCACCGAGTACATGGGCGAGCACGTGTTGGGCCAGCACCCTCATGCGTTGAACGCGTGGATCGGCATCCCGTCCCATTGGGAAGTGGACAGCCTGGTGCGAGCCCTGCGGCACAAACACATCGCCGTGACCTCCCCCGACCCGTTCACCGTGCGCGGCACCCCAAAACCCCGCGCGGTGCGGGTGTGTGTCGGGGCTGAGTGCAGCGATGAGGAAATGCGCCATGCCCTGGCGGGGATGCGGGACATCTTCAACCAGTATCCGCAGATCCATGATTTCTGA
- the ehuC gene encoding ectoine/hydroxyectoine ABC transporter permease subunit EhuC translates to MGELLPLLIQGAWVTLQVTFFGSLLAIIAAVLAALGRLSPWRTLRWFSITYIEVFRGTSLLVQLFWLFFVLPLPPFNIELSPYAVAIVGLGLHIGAYGAEVMRGAISSVAKGQYEACTALNFSGFTRFKRIILPQALLAAIPPGTNLLIELLKNTSLVSLITLSDLSFRARQLDQATFQTLEIFSLALVMYFILAQAINFGMRHIERRLSRGRMRGGLS, encoded by the coding sequence ATGGGCGAATTACTTCCGTTATTGATTCAAGGGGCCTGGGTCACGCTTCAGGTGACCTTCTTCGGCTCGCTGCTGGCGATTATCGCCGCGGTCTTGGCGGCCCTCGGGCGGCTGTCGCCGTGGCGCACGCTGCGCTGGTTCAGCATTACCTACATCGAAGTGTTCCGAGGCACCTCATTGTTGGTCCAGCTGTTCTGGCTGTTCTTCGTATTGCCGCTGCCGCCGTTCAACATCGAGCTGAGTCCCTACGCGGTGGCGATTGTCGGCCTGGGCCTGCACATCGGTGCGTATGGGGCCGAGGTGATGCGCGGCGCCATCAGCTCGGTGGCCAAGGGGCAATACGAAGCCTGCACGGCGCTGAATTTCAGCGGTTTCACGCGCTTCAAACGGATCATTTTGCCGCAGGCCTTGCTGGCGGCGATTCCACCGGGCACCAACCTGCTCATCGAGTTGCTGAAAAATACCTCGCTGGTGTCGCTGATCACCTTGTCCGACCTGAGCTTCCGGGCTCGGCAATTGGATCAGGCAACCTTCCAGACCCTGGAGATCTTCAGCCTGGCGCTGGTGATGTATTTCATCCTCGCCCAAGCCATCAACTTCGGCATGCGCCACATCGAGCGACGACTGAGCCGGGGCCGGATGCGTGGAGGTCTGTCATGA
- the ehuB gene encoding ectoine/hydroxyectoine ABC transporter substrate-binding protein EhuB, giving the protein MSNFLPRTCAPLRRLLLTCAVLGLASGVQAATLDTVKSNSSIRIGYANETPFAFTETDGTVTGESPEIAKIIFAKMGIQQVNGVLTEWGSLIPGLRAGRFDVIAAGMYITPARCKQVLFTDPQYQLPDALLVAKGNPKNLHSYEDIAKQPDVKLAIMAGTVNLAYARDSGVKDEQILQVPDTTAQLQAVRAGRADAAVGTQLTMKGLASKGGDKIEAMTEFKDDPSHIGYGALAFRPEDKDLRDAVNAELKKWLGSEEHLKTVAPFGFDKSNVTSKTAAELCAQP; this is encoded by the coding sequence ATGAGCAATTTTCTTCCCCGCACCTGCGCGCCCTTGCGTCGGCTCTTGCTGACTTGCGCCGTACTCGGCCTGGCCAGCGGCGTCCAGGCGGCCACTCTGGACACCGTCAAAAGCAACAGCAGCATCCGGATCGGCTACGCCAACGAAACCCCGTTCGCCTTCACCGAAACCGATGGCACCGTGACCGGTGAGTCGCCAGAAATCGCCAAGATCATCTTCGCCAAGATGGGCATCCAACAGGTCAACGGCGTGCTCACTGAATGGGGCTCGCTGATTCCCGGCCTGCGCGCCGGCCGTTTCGACGTGATTGCCGCCGGCATGTACATCACCCCGGCGCGCTGCAAGCAAGTGTTGTTCACCGATCCGCAATACCAGTTGCCCGATGCCTTGCTCGTGGCCAAGGGCAACCCGAAAAACCTCCACAGCTATGAAGACATCGCCAAGCAACCGGACGTGAAGCTGGCGATCATGGCCGGCACGGTGAACCTGGCTTACGCTCGAGACTCCGGGGTCAAGGACGAGCAGATCCTCCAGGTCCCCGACACCACCGCACAATTGCAAGCGGTGCGGGCCGGTCGCGCGGACGCTGCCGTTGGCACGCAACTGACCATGAAAGGCCTGGCCAGCAAGGGCGGCGACAAGATCGAGGCGATGACCGAGTTCAAGGACGATCCGTCCCACATCGGCTACGGCGCCCTCGCCTTCCGCCCCGAAGACAAAGACCTGCGCGATGCGGTCAACGCCGAACTGAAGAAGTGGCTGGGCTCCGAAGAACACCTCAAGACGGTTGCGCCGTTCGGGTTCGACAAGTCCAACGTGACCAGTAAAACCGCGGCCGAGCTCTGCGCTCAGCCATAG